Proteins from a genomic interval of Coleofasciculus sp. FACHB-T130:
- a CDS encoding HU family DNA-binding protein → MNKGELVDAVADKASVTKKQADAVLTAALEAIMEAVSSGDKVTLVGFGSFESRERKAREGRNPKTGDKMEIPATKVPAFSAGKLFKEKVAPED, encoded by the coding sequence ATGAATAAAGGTGAATTGGTTGATGCAGTGGCAGACAAGGCTTCTGTCACTAAGAAGCAAGCAGATGCTGTTTTGACGGCTGCCTTGGAAGCTATCATGGAAGCTGTTTCTTCTGGCGATAAGGTGACTTTGGTGGGATTCGGCTCTTTTGAATCGCGGGAACGCAAAGCCCGCGAGGGTCGCAATCCTAAAACTGGGGACAAAATGGAAATCCCCGCAACGAAGGTTCCTGCATTTTCTGCGGGTAAGTTGTTTAAAGAAAAAGTTGCGCCCGAAGATTAA
- a CDS encoding PilN domain-containing protein has translation MYSLDINFLKDRPDIIRRDVPGAKAPSGNKNMTPLLAGLAVGLLLPAGVGALWLLLQNQTEQLTAKKAQLEQRLNEGKAKEQQIQAINNETQAVKGETQALASVFNQLAPWSAILQDIRDRVPPGLQITSIEQTAPDPATTTAAPSPTAAAAPPSSNVSIKGYARSFDEVNDFLLTLQRSKLFDSEDTQIVAAELKDNQTQVQQPQDQGNSNARVEIKLPKVVEYTIKTSLSDAPASQLLREWERKGAVGLATRLRNLQNTGALQK, from the coding sequence ATGTATAGCCTAGATATTAATTTTCTTAAGGATCGCCCGGACATCATCCGCCGCGATGTCCCTGGTGCCAAAGCTCCCTCTGGGAATAAAAACATGACGCCGCTGTTGGCGGGATTGGCAGTCGGTCTGCTGTTGCCAGCAGGAGTTGGGGCGTTGTGGTTGTTGCTGCAAAACCAAACCGAACAATTGACCGCCAAAAAAGCTCAATTGGAACAGCGGCTCAATGAAGGCAAAGCCAAAGAGCAGCAAATTCAAGCAATCAACAACGAAACTCAGGCAGTGAAAGGAGAAACGCAGGCACTCGCCAGCGTGTTCAATCAATTGGCTCCGTGGTCAGCGATTTTGCAGGATATACGCGATCGCGTGCCACCCGGTCTGCAAATCACCAGCATTGAGCAAACCGCGCCAGATCCGGCTACCACCACAGCAGCCCCTAGCCCCACTGCTGCCGCTGCCCCTCCGAGTTCTAACGTGTCAATCAAAGGGTACGCTCGCTCCTTTGATGAAGTGAACGACTTTTTGCTAACGCTACAGCGATCTAAGTTATTCGATAGCGAAGATACCCAAATTGTGGCGGCTGAGTTGAAAGACAATCAAACTCAGGTGCAACAGCCCCAGGATCAAGGAAATTCCAACGCTAGAGTAGAAATTAAATTGCCAAAAGTGGTGGAATACACCATTAAAACGAGCCTGAGCGATGCCCCGGCTTCCCAGTTACTTAGAGAGTGGGAGCGCAAAGGTGCAGTGGGATTAGCGACTCGGCTTAGAAACCTTCAGAACACAGGAGCGCTGCAAAAATGA
- a CDS encoding NAD(P)/FAD-dependent oxidoreductase, with protein MAVEYDLVVIGGTEAGRHAAIAAANLQARVALVEPQPPSERRWQSSLQLGSLYTKALTQVRRVIHPQSDFNRFGVPWDLADSTEQQPVPGGRLTEAIQWADGVLSTLEEQHSPAILASLGVDVIVGEGEFCRKPYLAFVVNGRRLRSRAYLIATGSRPGIAAIDGLEATGYRTPIDIWQQISPEQLPVDASPRPCWVVIGGGASGTELAQTLSRLGADVTLVVRSSHILPKEDPEAARVVQAQLEIEGVRVLTQTEVTQVKRIDDKKWVLAGNKAIESDEILLCTRPQPNVTGLNLEGVGVKMNRRGMELNEKLQTTNPRIYACGDVTGGYQAAHIAQYEASIALKNALFAPIFKLDYRGIPTGVFSEPMLARVGLTEAQARRQYGKDVLVLRQYFKAVAAAQILGEITGFCKILVRRNGEILGATLVGMEAAELMGAIALAMRQKIKVDALSQLPTISPTLSEIIQQTANEWHRQRLRKNTRLEDFLEGFFNFRRSWSS; from the coding sequence ATGGCAGTTGAGTACGACTTAGTCGTAATAGGCGGCACGGAGGCAGGGCGTCATGCCGCAATTGCTGCTGCCAACCTGCAAGCCCGCGTCGCCTTAGTCGAACCCCAGCCACCTTCTGAGAGACGCTGGCAATCGTCCTTACAGTTAGGGTCTCTCTATACCAAAGCTTTGACTCAGGTTAGGCGAGTGATTCACCCGCAAAGTGACTTCAATCGATTTGGTGTCCCCTGGGATCTGGCTGATTCTACAGAACAGCAACCCGTTCCAGGGGGGCGATTGACTGAGGCAATCCAGTGGGCGGATGGCGTCCTCTCCACTTTAGAAGAACAACATTCCCCAGCGATTTTGGCTTCTTTGGGCGTTGATGTCATTGTTGGGGAGGGTGAATTTTGTCGTAAACCTTACCTCGCTTTTGTCGTCAACGGGCGGAGATTGCGATCGCGTGCCTACCTGATTGCCACGGGTTCTCGTCCTGGGATTGCGGCAATTGACGGACTCGAAGCTACTGGCTATCGAACGCCGATAGATATTTGGCAGCAGATATCCCCCGAACAGCTACCTGTAGACGCATCTCCCCGCCCCTGCTGGGTAGTCATTGGCGGTGGCGCATCTGGCACCGAACTGGCGCAGACTTTATCTCGGTTGGGCGCTGATGTCACCCTGGTAGTACGCAGTTCCCACATTCTGCCGAAAGAAGACCCAGAGGCGGCGAGAGTGGTGCAAGCACAGCTAGAAATTGAGGGCGTCCGCGTCCTGACTCAAACAGAAGTGACGCAAGTTAAACGAATTGACGACAAAAAGTGGGTTCTCGCTGGCAACAAAGCGATTGAATCCGATGAAATTTTGCTATGTACTCGACCGCAACCAAATGTCACAGGTTTAAACTTGGAAGGCGTTGGCGTCAAGATGAACCGGCGTGGGATGGAGTTGAACGAGAAACTGCAAACAACGAACCCCCGTATCTACGCTTGTGGTGACGTTACTGGGGGTTATCAAGCTGCCCATATCGCCCAGTACGAAGCCAGCATCGCCCTAAAAAATGCTTTGTTTGCACCCATTTTCAAACTAGACTATCGCGGCATTCCTACAGGCGTTTTTTCTGAACCGATGCTGGCGCGGGTTGGCTTAACCGAGGCGCAAGCGAGACGCCAGTACGGTAAAGATGTCTTAGTGTTGCGGCAATATTTCAAGGCAGTAGCAGCAGCCCAGATATTAGGGGAAATCACGGGATTTTGTAAAATTCTGGTGCGTCGCAATGGAGAAATTCTAGGGGCAACGCTAGTAGGGATGGAAGCGGCTGAGTTAATGGGAGCGATCGCGCTGGCTATGCGACAGAAAATAAAAGTGGATGCTCTCAGTCAGCTGCCTACGATTTCCCCCACCTTATCAGAAATTATTCAGCAAACTGCTAACGAGTGGCACCGACAACGACTTCGGAAAAATACCCGATTGGAAGACTTCTTAGAAGGCTTTTTTAACTTCAGGCGGTCATGGTCTTCATAA
- a CDS encoding AMIN domain-containing protein, whose product MQKLLLCEEETVKQLSILGGILLGSALVLPGTQRVLAAATQVTAVQLNPTDNGVEVMLKTSEGDRSGKDTVLRPQMFTLSRGNELTADVLNARLSLPEGDSFRQENPAPGIESIVVSQREDNSVRVTVSAANSKPTGQISQNKEGGITLNVNSVAPPTEATPPTLSSQAPVNFSPTAPAPTAQTPPTPTRLAQTPVPGGVFPQTPPGQIPQVPAPSGITPAPGLPEVQPQPVINPPNPDVLVPNPRITIDGVPAPAAGTVQPVSPAPPFLPRAIAPPVGDITTSNTNAAPAVIDLGTAERVPRLVLRDAPVREVLGLLARSAGLNLAFTGGAAAGGTPGQPAAAPGPGGATEGGPTISLDIENEPVQDVFNYVLQLSGLEANRVGRTIFVGARLPDDARNIITRSLRLNQVPVTAAANFLTTQGAETQIPTEQIQIQTIGEGAAARTVEIRTPSILALRATEGNAPLLLKGLAVSADERLNAITLVGSPRKVEIATNLLTQLDARRRQVAVNVKVVDVNLLNTKDFNTSFSFGIGDSFFSVDQGAAAFNYGGVRPPTNQQVTTSQVSPPIIQNPFSGANVFLDPNNPVSIPGTSPGTIIVGPNGVQRVQNAGAGLFPRPFVNLNNPLQGGFITVTPATDNIITQTVDPATGRVTSTATAGTVGTVTAALPSLLQFPSRFLSSLRAQIQSGNAKILTDPTLVVQEGQSATVNLTQEVVGNIRRETETTENTTNTTVTAEIKQAGLILNIRVERIDDNGFVTLAVNPTVTAIGGQQNIVVGDDVNQIALLTVRNLNSGQLRLRDGQTLILSGIIQDSERTTVSKVPILGDIPLLGALFRSTNKVNQRQEVIVLLTPQIIDDSSRSAFGYSYTPGQNARQILEQK is encoded by the coding sequence GTGCAAAAATTGCTTTTGTGTGAGGAGGAAACGGTGAAACAGCTATCAATATTGGGTGGAATCTTGCTCGGTTCAGCACTGGTTCTACCCGGAACACAACGGGTCTTAGCAGCTGCCACGCAAGTAACCGCTGTGCAACTCAATCCCACGGATAATGGTGTTGAAGTGATGCTAAAGACATCTGAGGGCGATCGCTCCGGCAAGGACACTGTCCTACGCCCTCAGATGTTCACACTCAGCCGTGGCAATGAGTTAACGGCAGATGTGCTGAATGCCCGACTGAGCTTACCTGAGGGAGACAGCTTCCGTCAGGAAAATCCGGCTCCTGGCATTGAGTCAATCGTCGTGAGCCAGCGGGAGGACAATAGTGTCCGAGTAACAGTCAGCGCAGCTAACAGCAAACCGACCGGGCAGATTAGCCAGAACAAGGAAGGGGGAATCACCTTAAACGTTAACTCTGTTGCACCGCCGACTGAAGCAACACCGCCGACGCTCTCCTCCCAAGCACCTGTTAATTTTTCTCCTACTGCACCTGCACCAACGGCACAGACACCACCGACTCCAACCCGACTCGCTCAAACGCCAGTTCCGGGCGGTGTATTCCCCCAAACGCCACCCGGTCAAATCCCTCAGGTTCCAGCACCCAGTGGCATAACTCCTGCGCCCGGTCTACCAGAGGTTCAGCCTCAACCAGTCATCAACCCACCAAACCCAGATGTTCTGGTGCCAAACCCGCGCATTACCATTGACGGAGTTCCGGCTCCAGCGGCGGGGACAGTGCAACCCGTCAGTCCAGCACCGCCTTTCTTGCCGAGAGCGATCGCGCCCCCAGTCGGCGATATTACTACCTCCAACACCAATGCTGCCCCCGCTGTCATCGATCTCGGTACAGCTGAGCGCGTACCCCGCTTAGTGTTGCGGGATGCTCCCGTCCGAGAAGTTTTAGGGCTACTTGCCCGTTCGGCTGGTCTCAACCTTGCCTTTACGGGAGGCGCGGCAGCAGGCGGGACTCCGGGGCAACCAGCAGCCGCTCCTGGCCCAGGTGGTGCTACCGAGGGGGGACCTACGATTTCCCTGGATATCGAAAATGAGCCAGTTCAAGATGTCTTCAACTACGTCCTTCAGCTGAGCGGCTTAGAAGCCAACCGAGTTGGACGAACAATTTTTGTGGGTGCCAGACTGCCTGACGATGCTCGAAATATCATCACGCGCAGCCTGCGACTCAATCAAGTCCCTGTGACGGCAGCAGCGAACTTCTTGACGACCCAAGGGGCAGAGACGCAAATCCCTACAGAGCAAATTCAAATTCAGACCATTGGAGAGGGAGCCGCCGCTCGAACCGTAGAAATCAGAACGCCAAGCATTTTAGCACTGAGAGCTACTGAGGGAAATGCCCCCTTACTACTCAAAGGGTTAGCAGTATCAGCCGACGAGCGACTCAATGCCATCACCCTGGTTGGTTCTCCTCGCAAAGTTGAAATTGCGACAAACCTCTTGACCCAGTTAGATGCCCGCCGTCGCCAAGTGGCAGTGAATGTCAAGGTCGTTGATGTCAACCTATTGAACACCAAGGACTTTAACACTAGCTTCTCCTTCGGGATCGGGGATAGCTTCTTCAGTGTTGACCAGGGAGCAGCAGCCTTTAATTACGGCGGTGTCAGACCCCCGACAAACCAGCAGGTGACTACGAGTCAAGTTAGCCCACCTATTATCCAGAATCCCTTTAGCGGAGCCAATGTTTTCCTCGATCCAAACAATCCCGTAAGCATTCCGGGAACTTCACCCGGTACCATCATAGTGGGTCCAAATGGTGTTCAAAGGGTGCAAAATGCAGGCGCTGGGCTTTTTCCTAGACCTTTTGTGAACTTAAATAATCCGCTACAGGGTGGTTTCATCACCGTTACTCCAGCTACAGACAATATCATTACTCAAACCGTTGACCCCGCTACTGGAAGGGTAACATCAACTGCAACAGCAGGAACCGTTGGGACGGTTACGGCAGCTCTCCCTTCCCTATTGCAGTTCCCCAGCCGGTTCTTATCCTCATTGCGGGCGCAGATTCAAAGCGGCAATGCCAAGATTTTGACTGACCCGACTCTAGTTGTTCAGGAAGGACAGTCGGCTACCGTCAACTTGACTCAAGAGGTTGTGGGTAATATTCGGCGGGAAACGGAAACAACTGAAAATACGACGAATACAACCGTCACCGCAGAAATTAAACAGGCAGGTTTAATCCTCAATATCAGAGTCGAGCGGATTGACGATAATGGTTTCGTCACTTTAGCGGTAAATCCCACCGTAACTGCGATTGGCGGTCAGCAAAATATAGTCGTTGGTGATGATGTTAACCAAATCGCTTTGCTGACGGTGCGTAACCTGAACTCTGGACAACTTCGCCTGCGAGATGGTCAGACGCTGATTCTGTCGGGGATTATTCAAGATTCAGAGCGAACGACCGTATCCAAAGTGCCAATTTTGGGCGATATTCCGCTTCTAGGTGCCTTGTTTAGAAGTACCAACAAGGTGAATCAACGGCAAGAGGTAATCGTGTTGCTGACGCCTCAGATTATCGATGACTCGTCGCGTTCCGCTTTTGGCTACAGCTACACCCCAGGACAAAATGCGCGTCAGATATTGGAGCAGAAGTAA
- a CDS encoding sugar ABC transporter substrate-binding protein, with protein sequence MIRRKTWRRLGICTLLGFIFSWVISCSPGSAPSGKGEIEFWTMQLQPQFTEYFNKLIANFEAENTGVKVRWVDVPWSAMESKILTAVSAKTAPDVANLNPDFASQLASRNAWLNLDTKVPQAVRQQYLPNIWKASTLSDQSFGLPWYLTTRVTIYNQDLFKAAGVSKPPATYAELAQVAQQIKEKTGKYAFFATLVPEDSAEVLESMVQMGVQLVDANGEAAFNTPAGKAAFQYWVDLYQKKLLPQEVLTQGHRRAVELYQAGETALLATGAEFMATIEKNAPAIAQVSAAAPQITGETGKKNVAVMNLVIPRDTPNPDDALKFALFVTNDQNQLAFAKAANVLPSTVQAVQEYQSQIASNPKVSPVEQARVISASQLTSAEVLVPAMKDLNKLQKAIYENLQAAMLGEKTVDKAVGDAALAWNQR encoded by the coding sequence ATGATCCGTAGGAAAACCTGGAGACGATTGGGCATCTGTACCCTATTGGGGTTCATTTTCAGCTGGGTTATCAGCTGTAGCCCTGGATCTGCCCCATCCGGAAAAGGGGAAATTGAGTTCTGGACGATGCAGCTGCAACCGCAGTTTACTGAGTATTTCAACAAACTGATTGCCAACTTTGAAGCCGAAAATACCGGCGTCAAAGTCCGCTGGGTAGATGTACCCTGGAGTGCGATGGAAAGCAAAATCCTGACGGCGGTTTCGGCAAAAACAGCACCCGATGTCGCGAACCTCAATCCGGACTTTGCCTCTCAGTTGGCGTCGCGCAATGCTTGGTTGAATTTAGATACTAAAGTTCCCCAGGCGGTGCGTCAGCAATATCTACCTAATATATGGAAGGCTAGCACGCTCAGCGACCAAAGTTTTGGACTTCCCTGGTATTTAACGACGCGGGTGACGATTTACAACCAGGATTTGTTTAAAGCTGCTGGGGTAAGCAAACCTCCGGCGACTTATGCCGAACTGGCACAAGTTGCTCAACAAATTAAGGAAAAAACTGGCAAGTATGCGTTTTTTGCAACCCTAGTTCCAGAAGATTCGGCTGAGGTGCTGGAATCGATGGTGCAGATGGGGGTTCAATTGGTGGATGCCAATGGAGAGGCGGCTTTTAATACACCCGCCGGGAAAGCGGCGTTTCAGTATTGGGTAGACCTTTACCAGAAGAAGCTGTTGCCCCAGGAGGTATTGACACAAGGGCATCGACGTGCAGTTGAACTGTACCAAGCAGGTGAGACGGCGCTGCTAGCAACGGGCGCAGAGTTTATGGCGACGATTGAGAAGAACGCCCCAGCGATCGCGCAAGTCTCCGCTGCGGCACCCCAGATTACCGGCGAAACGGGTAAAAAGAATGTAGCGGTGATGAATCTGGTGATTCCCCGCGACACTCCAAATCCGGATGACGCCCTCAAATTTGCTTTATTTGTCACCAACGATCAAAATCAGCTGGCTTTTGCTAAGGCGGCGAACGTGTTGCCGTCTACAGTTCAGGCAGTGCAAGAGTACCAAAGCCAGATAGCCAGTAATCCGAAGGTATCGCCAGTAGAACAAGCTCGCGTCATTAGTGCCAGCCAATTGACATCGGCAGAGGTTTTAGTCCCGGCGATGAAGGATCTCAACAAGTTGCAGAAGGCAATTTATGAGAATTTGCAAGCAGCAATGTTAGGGGAAAAGACGGTAGACAAAGCAGTTGGAGATGCAGCTTTAGCGTGGAATCAACGCTAG
- the cobD gene encoding threonine-phosphate decarboxylase CobD codes for MTRPVHGGNLAWAAALAGCSPDLIVDFSASINPLGPPQSALAAIGAHLERLRAYPDPDYAELRVSLGQLHQLPPDWILPGNGSAELLTWASWDLSELTGTCLVTPAFGDYWRALRTFSANVHECPLPDFRASILDLEFPIQNPKSKIQNPTGLLVNNPHNPTGQMFFRETLIPYLEKFALVVMDEAFMDFLPPSQQQSLIPVVQEYPNLVILRSLTKFYSLPGLRLGYAIAHPDRLRRWQQWRDPWPVNTLAAAAGVAVVQDTEFQQQTWDWLEPAKSHLFQGLAQIPGLQPLLGAANFLLVESEQPSSQVQEKLLKQSKILIRDCLSFPELGDRYFRVAVRSEVDNQRLIDGLAAIL; via the coding sequence TTGACTCGGCCTGTTCACGGGGGTAACTTAGCCTGGGCAGCTGCACTGGCAGGCTGTTCCCCCGACCTCATTGTTGATTTTTCTGCCAGTATTAACCCGTTGGGGCCTCCCCAGTCGGCACTCGCGGCGATTGGGGCACATCTAGAGCGCTTACGTGCCTATCCTGACCCAGATTATGCCGAGTTGCGGGTGTCTCTGGGTCAGCTGCACCAACTCCCGCCAGACTGGATTCTGCCTGGGAACGGCTCGGCAGAGTTACTAACCTGGGCAAGTTGGGATTTATCAGAACTGACGGGAACGTGTCTGGTGACACCAGCATTCGGCGATTACTGGCGGGCACTCCGGACGTTTAGCGCCAACGTACATGAGTGCCCGCTTCCCGATTTTCGAGCTTCGATTTTGGATTTAGAATTCCCAATCCAAAATCCAAAATCCAAAATCCAAAATCCCACTGGTCTACTGGTGAATAACCCGCACAATCCCACGGGTCAGATGTTTTTCAGAGAGACTCTGATCCCTTATCTGGAGAAATTTGCGCTGGTGGTGATGGACGAAGCCTTTATGGATTTTCTACCGCCTTCCCAGCAGCAAAGCCTCATTCCAGTGGTGCAAGAGTACCCGAATTTGGTAATTCTGCGATCGCTCACCAAGTTCTACAGTCTGCCAGGGCTGCGCTTAGGTTATGCGATCGCTCACCCAGACCGCCTGCGGCGCTGGCAACAGTGGCGCGATCCTTGGCCCGTCAACACCTTAGCCGCTGCCGCTGGTGTCGCTGTGGTACAGGATACAGAATTTCAACAGCAAACCTGGGATTGGTTGGAACCGGCAAAGTCTCACCTGTTTCAAGGTTTGGCGCAAATACCGGGATTGCAACCGCTACTGGGTGCTGCTAACTTTTTGCTGGTTGAGTCAGAACAACCTAGTTCACAAGTACAGGAAAAACTTCTCAAGCAGAGTAAAATTCTGATTCGTGACTGCTTGAGCTTTCCAGAATTGGGCGATCGCTACTTCCGAGTCGCGGTGCGTTCTGAAGTTGATAACCAGCGCCTAATCGACGGTCTAGCGGCAATTTTGTAA
- a CDS encoding type IV pilus biogenesis protein PilM, translated as MFTRFKGLLSKRTKGIGIEIAPERINIAQLRKQGQGFKLTMLSSKEVPEGVFQEGKIIDAPALAELIKEAIAESKIKVQNVATAVSGREAVVRVIPVPAELDDKELREMVLDHEAGLYLPFPREEADVDYQKLGFFTDEDGIEKVQVLLVATRKDVTDTYIETFREAGLKIDVLEISSFSLIRTIREQLRQFGPQEAAVLVDIEFDSTEIAIIVDGVPQFSRTVPIGTYQLQSALNRAMNLPTSRNTEILQGMTIPNTPVDNVRTGATGINPGMAALVRVLGELADELRRSIDFYLNQSENLEVAQLLLAGPGGGIGQLDEFFTQRLSLPTTQVDPVAALSLEVIEEISPVQRPGLGVVLGLGLREV; from the coding sequence ATGTTCACCCGATTTAAAGGATTATTATCGAAACGTACCAAAGGAATTGGTATAGAAATTGCCCCTGAACGAATTAATATTGCTCAGCTACGCAAGCAGGGGCAAGGATTCAAATTAACAATGCTGTCCTCGAAAGAAGTTCCGGAAGGGGTTTTTCAAGAAGGCAAGATTATCGATGCCCCAGCTTTAGCAGAACTGATTAAGGAAGCGATCGCTGAAAGTAAGATAAAAGTCCAGAACGTCGCCACTGCCGTATCGGGTCGCGAAGCCGTGGTGCGCGTTATCCCAGTGCCTGCGGAACTTGATGACAAAGAGTTGCGGGAAATGGTGTTGGATCACGAAGCCGGTCTCTACTTGCCTTTTCCACGGGAAGAAGCAGATGTAGACTACCAGAAGCTGGGATTTTTCACCGATGAGGATGGAATCGAGAAGGTGCAGGTGCTGCTAGTTGCCACCCGCAAGGATGTGACAGATACCTATATCGAAACCTTCCGGGAAGCTGGATTAAAAATCGATGTGTTAGAGATTAGCAGTTTTTCTCTGATTCGGACGATTCGAGAGCAGTTGCGGCAATTTGGTCCTCAAGAAGCTGCCGTTTTGGTAGATATTGAGTTCGACAGCACCGAGATTGCCATCATCGTAGATGGGGTGCCACAATTTTCGCGCACCGTGCCGATTGGGACGTATCAACTACAGAGTGCCCTCAATCGGGCGATGAATTTACCGACATCGAGAAACACTGAAATCCTGCAAGGGATGACAATTCCCAACACCCCCGTCGATAATGTCCGCACAGGTGCAACAGGGATCAATCCCGGTATGGCGGCTTTGGTTAGAGTATTGGGAGAGCTTGCCGACGAACTGCGTCGTTCTATCGATTTTTATCTAAATCAGAGCGAAAATTTAGAAGTGGCGCAGCTGCTACTCGCTGGGCCAGGAGGAGGAATTGGACAACTGGATGAATTCTTCACGCAACGGTTGAGCTTGCCAACGACACAAGTAGACCCAGTTGCGGCCCTTTCCTTGGAGGTGATAGAGGAAATTTCACCAGTGCAAAGACCGGGATTGGGAGTGGTATTGGGATTAGGACTACGAGAGGTTTAA
- a CDS encoding ATP-binding protein, translated as MTFHLKGERFTEKIETARQRAAALQQRVTESPQQQPQLLAGSLEELKTALEELHVAEEELRQQNEELLGARGALESERQRYLDLFEFAPDGYLVTDAAGTIREANRAAAELLGILPTYLVGKPLIIFVPEEARRAFRSQLTQVPKLGLVQEWEVRLKSRQGKLFNAALTVASVPDKQGKGSSLRWMLRDITARKQAEEKIRYYHLQNLRLQEEVRLKSQFLALMSHELRTPMNAILGFSQLLMRQAQHQLGQSQIHMLERIFNSGKHLLKLIEDILDFSKLEAGKLELNLEEFDLVELVTQTVEELQSLAQQKHLEVHIHVSLDNPCVVNDSNRVRQVLVNLLSNAIKFTDSGSITVDACEPTPDQIAIAVKDTGIGIEESEIQQIFQEFRQLSQSLTRTHGGTGLGLAITDRLVRMMDGKIQVESQPGEGSTFRLELPREVTSSSNTAAIV; from the coding sequence ATGACTTTTCACCTAAAAGGAGAGCGGTTTACCGAGAAAATAGAGACGGCACGCCAACGCGCAGCGGCGTTACAGCAGCGTGTCACCGAATCGCCTCAGCAACAGCCACAGCTGCTAGCGGGATCGCTGGAAGAATTAAAAACCGCTTTGGAAGAATTACACGTAGCCGAAGAAGAACTGCGCCAGCAGAATGAGGAGTTGTTAGGGGCGAGGGGAGCATTGGAATCGGAACGCCAGCGCTACCTAGACCTATTCGAGTTTGCTCCAGACGGCTACCTGGTAACAGATGCGGCTGGAACGATTCGGGAAGCCAACCGCGCCGCCGCTGAGCTTCTCGGTATCTTGCCCACTTACCTAGTGGGCAAACCGCTAATCATATTTGTGCCTGAAGAAGCTCGTCGAGCCTTTCGTTCCCAACTGACTCAGGTGCCAAAATTAGGCTTAGTTCAGGAGTGGGAGGTGCGACTAAAATCGCGTCAAGGCAAACTCTTTAATGCTGCGCTGACTGTCGCCAGCGTCCCAGATAAGCAAGGTAAGGGGTCTTCCCTGCGCTGGATGCTACGTGATATCACCGCCCGCAAGCAAGCGGAGGAGAAAATTCGCTATTATCATTTACAAAATTTGCGCCTTCAAGAAGAAGTCCGGCTGAAGTCGCAGTTTTTGGCGCTGATGTCCCACGAACTGCGGACTCCGATGAATGCGATTCTAGGCTTTTCGCAATTGCTGATGCGCCAAGCTCAGCATCAGCTGGGCCAAAGCCAAATACATATGCTGGAGCGCATTTTTAATAGTGGCAAACACCTACTCAAACTGATTGAGGATATTCTGGACTTCTCTAAGCTAGAGGCGGGAAAGCTGGAATTAAATTTGGAAGAATTTGACTTAGTCGAGCTAGTCACGCAAACGGTGGAAGAACTCCAGAGCTTGGCTCAGCAGAAGCATTTGGAAGTGCATATTCACGTTAGTCTTGATAATCCTTGTGTTGTGAATGACAGTAATCGCGTGCGGCAGGTGTTGGTTAATCTTCTTTCCAATGCGATTAAGTTTACCGATTCGGGTAGCATTACTGTGGATGCTTGCGAACCGACACCCGACCAAATTGCGATCGCTGTCAAAGATACGGGCATTGGGATCGAGGAGTCGGAAATTCAGCAAATTTTTCAAGAATTTCGACAACTCAGTCAAAGCCTGACGCGCACTCATGGGGGTACAGGTTTAGGACTTGCCATTACTGACCGATTGGTTCGCATGATGGATGGGAAAATACAGGTGGAAAGTCAGCCGGGAGAGGGTTCAACTTTCCGCCTAGAGTTGCCCCGTGAAGTCACATCAAGCTCTAATACTGCTGCAATCGTGTGA